The Deinococcus hopiensis KR-140 genome has a window encoding:
- a CDS encoding NAD-dependent epimerase/dehydratase family protein — protein MSSVHRLLITGAAGEVGSALREGLRGHFPFLRLTDNRDLGEAIEGEELVQADLMDFDAVRRALEGVDAVIHLGGIANEHTYERLRDVNIDGTYNVLEAARQAGVQRLAFASSIHTVGFYPRSEQIGTDVPVRPDTYYGVSKVFGEALGRMYFERYGMEFVSVRICSFQDMPKDARHLSTWFSPRDTVQMFEKAVTVPSVGFLVVAGISGNTRRWMTEDGWDVLGYVPQDNAETYAAEVEHIHGAPEDITEQRQGGIFVDSSYTGLAGKEK, from the coding sequence ATGAGCAGCGTTCACCGCCTCCTCATTACCGGGGCCGCTGGAGAAGTCGGCTCGGCCCTGCGCGAGGGTTTACGTGGACACTTCCCCTTTCTGCGCCTCACAGATAACCGCGATCTGGGAGAGGCGATTGAAGGCGAGGAGCTCGTCCAAGCCGACCTCATGGACTTCGACGCCGTTCGGCGGGCCTTAGAAGGTGTGGACGCCGTGATTCACCTCGGAGGCATCGCCAACGAGCACACCTACGAGCGCCTCCGCGACGTGAATATCGACGGCACGTACAACGTCTTGGAAGCGGCGCGGCAGGCAGGAGTGCAGCGGCTCGCCTTCGCCTCCTCCATCCATACCGTCGGCTTTTACCCACGCTCAGAGCAGATTGGGACGGACGTGCCCGTGCGCCCCGACACCTACTACGGCGTCAGCAAGGTCTTTGGCGAGGCGCTCGGCCGCATGTACTTCGAGCGATACGGCATGGAGTTTGTCAGTGTCCGCATCTGCTCTTTCCAGGACATGCCGAAAGACGCCCGGCATCTCAGCACCTGGTTTTCGCCCCGCGACACAGTTCAGATGTTCGAGAAGGCTGTCACCGTGCCGAGCGTCGGCTTCCTGGTCGTTGCGGGTATCAGTGGCAACACCCGCCGTTGGATGACGGAGGACGGCTGGGACGTGCTGGGCTACGTACCACAGGACAACGCCGAAACCTACGCCGCCGAGGTGGAGCACATTCACGGTGCCCCAGAGGACATCACCGAGCAGCGTCAGGGCGGAATTTTCGTGGATTCGAGTTACACCGGCCTTGCCGGGAAGGAGAAGTAA
- the hpaE gene encoding 5-carboxymethyl-2-hydroxymuconate semialdehyde dehydrogenase: MTQTLSPNHELAARLRESRLKDGLKHFIGGEWVDSQSGETFHTHTPTDNSHLTTVASGDAADIDRAARAAHDAFQTWREASGSERRKILHKVADLIEKRAQEIAVLESVDTGQAMRFMKSAAVRGAENFRFYADRAPGAADGQSLPAPGFLNYTLRQPIGPVGVITPWNTPFMLSTWKIAPALAAGCTVVHKPAEWSPVTATLLAEIMDEAGLPKGVHNLVHGFGESAGKALTEHPLIHAIAFVGETTTGSHIMRQGADTLKRVHFELGGKNPVVVFDDADLDKALDAVVFMIYSLNGERCTSSSRVLIQEGIYDEFTARIAERAKNIRVGDPLDPNTEVGPLIHPRHFEKVISYFGKAQEDGATIAAGGQQVGEQGNFVTPTLFTQARNNMRIAQEEIFGPVLTAIPFADESEALSIANDVRYGLAGYLWTNDLTRAHRFAQGLEAGMVWVNSENVRHLPTPFGGVKNSGIGRDGGDYSFDFYMETKNIAISLGTHKTAKLGVGQPPVVDKTVAEG, translated from the coding sequence ATGACCCAGACCCTCAGCCCCAACCACGAGCTCGCCGCCCGGCTGCGCGAGAGCCGCTTGAAAGATGGACTCAAGCACTTCATCGGCGGCGAGTGGGTGGATTCACAGAGCGGCGAGACCTTCCACACCCACACGCCCACCGACAACTCCCACCTCACGACCGTGGCAAGTGGAGACGCGGCGGACATTGACCGCGCTGCTCGCGCCGCACACGACGCCTTCCAAACGTGGCGCGAGGCCAGTGGGAGTGAACGCCGCAAAATACTGCACAAGGTCGCAGACCTGATCGAGAAGCGTGCGCAGGAGATCGCCGTGCTGGAAAGCGTCGACACCGGACAGGCCATGCGCTTTATGAAATCGGCGGCAGTGCGCGGGGCGGAGAACTTCCGCTTCTACGCGGACCGGGCCCCCGGAGCAGCGGACGGTCAAAGCCTCCCTGCCCCTGGCTTCCTGAACTACACGTTGCGCCAGCCCATCGGCCCCGTGGGTGTGATCACGCCCTGGAACACACCCTTCATGCTCTCCACCTGGAAGATCGCCCCGGCCCTTGCGGCGGGTTGCACCGTGGTCCACAAGCCTGCCGAGTGGAGCCCGGTGACGGCCACCTTGCTTGCCGAAATCATGGATGAGGCAGGACTCCCAAAGGGCGTGCACAATCTCGTCCACGGTTTCGGTGAGAGCGCCGGCAAGGCCCTCACCGAGCATCCCCTCATTCACGCCATCGCCTTTGTCGGCGAGACGACCACCGGCAGCCACATCATGCGGCAGGGAGCTGACACCCTCAAGCGCGTGCACTTTGAGCTGGGCGGCAAGAACCCGGTGGTGGTGTTTGACGACGCGGACCTCGACAAAGCCCTCGACGCCGTGGTCTTCATGATCTACAGCCTAAATGGCGAACGCTGCACGTCCTCCAGCCGGGTACTGATTCAGGAAGGCATCTACGATGAATTCACCGCTCGGATTGCCGAGCGCGCGAAGAACATTCGGGTAGGGGATCCGCTCGATCCCAACACGGAGGTGGGGCCGCTCATTCACCCCCGCCACTTCGAGAAGGTGATCTCGTACTTCGGTAAGGCCCAGGAGGACGGCGCGACCATCGCGGCGGGCGGGCAGCAGGTGGGCGAGCAGGGCAATTTCGTGACACCTACGCTGTTTACCCAGGCGCGGAACAACATGCGGATCGCCCAGGAAGAAATCTTTGGTCCTGTGCTGACGGCCATTCCCTTTGCTGACGAATCCGAAGCCCTCTCTATTGCCAACGACGTGCGCTACGGGCTGGCGGGCTACCTGTGGACCAATGATCTCACCCGCGCTCACCGCTTTGCACAGGGGCTGGAGGCGGGCATGGTGTGGGTGAATTCGGAAAACGTGCGGCACCTGCCGACGCCCTTCGGTGGCGTGAAGAACAGCGGCATCGGGCGCGACGGCGGTGACTATTCCTTCGACTTCTATATGGAAACGAAGAACATTGCCATCAGCCTGGGGACGCACAAGACGGCCAAGCTCGGCGTGGGGCAACCCCCCGTGGTGGACAAGACGGTGGCGGAGGGATGA